The Sorangiineae bacterium MSr11367 genome window below encodes:
- the coaD gene encoding pantetheine-phosphate adenylyltransferase, with the protein MSTSHPAVARLAVYAGSFDPVSFGHLDLIERSSALFSDVIVGLGVHPTRHPLFSLEERMDLIRRVSSHLPNVRVESFDGLLIDYCQQVGARVIVRGLRAVTDFEYELQIAHANADLCPTIDTVFLPSRTKHSFVAASLIREIASHGGDVSRYAPAVVVDALKGKYGKKA; encoded by the coding sequence ATGAGCACGTCCCATCCTGCCGTGGCACGCCTCGCGGTTTACGCGGGCAGCTTCGATCCCGTTTCCTTCGGTCATCTCGATTTGATCGAGCGCTCCTCGGCGCTCTTCAGCGATGTCATCGTGGGTTTGGGCGTGCATCCGACCCGCCATCCGCTCTTCTCGCTCGAGGAGCGGATGGATTTGATCCGCAGGGTCTCGAGCCACCTGCCCAACGTGCGGGTGGAGTCGTTCGACGGGTTGCTCATCGACTACTGCCAGCAGGTGGGCGCGCGGGTCATCGTGCGCGGTCTGCGCGCCGTGACGGACTTCGAGTACGAGCTGCAGATCGCCCACGCGAACGCGGACCTCTGCCCGACCATTGACACGGTTTTTTTGCCGTCGCGCACGAAACATAGCTTCGTGGCCGCGTCGCTCATCCGCGAAATCGCGAGCCACGGTGGCGACGTGAGCCGATATGCTCCCGCGGTGGTTGTCGACGCCCTCAAGGGGAAGTACGGGAAAAAAGCATGA
- a CDS encoding purine-nucleoside phosphorylase encodes MTVSARLEETKNAILKRVSTKPRVGVVLGSGLGPFADTLEGLQKISYSELPHLPASRVLGHAGNLCFGKARGVEVVCMQGRAHFYEGHSLDSVVHGVRTMARLGVSAVLLTNAVGGLVPTWGVGDLMVVSDHLNLTGQNVLIGPNDESLGTRFPEMSQAYDPELRAAAHQIARDKGITLREGVYGGLTGPCFETPAEVRMLQILGAHVAGMSTVQECIALRHMRVRVGALSCITNVAGGTEGNPPNHLEVEETARAKRGELQTMLEGWIEAAGRLS; translated from the coding sequence ATGACGGTCTCCGCGCGGTTGGAAGAAACGAAGAATGCGATTTTGAAGCGCGTTTCGACGAAACCGCGCGTGGGCGTGGTGCTCGGGAGCGGCCTGGGGCCGTTCGCGGACACGCTGGAGGGGCTGCAGAAGATTTCGTACTCCGAGTTGCCGCACCTGCCGGCGTCGCGCGTGCTCGGGCACGCGGGCAACCTTTGCTTCGGCAAGGCGCGCGGGGTCGAGGTGGTGTGCATGCAGGGGCGTGCGCACTTCTACGAAGGGCACTCGCTCGATTCCGTCGTGCACGGGGTGCGCACGATGGCGCGTCTCGGGGTGTCGGCGGTGCTGCTCACCAACGCGGTGGGCGGCCTGGTTCCGACGTGGGGCGTGGGCGATCTGATGGTCGTGTCGGACCATTTGAACCTCACCGGTCAGAACGTGCTCATCGGACCGAACGACGAGTCGCTGGGCACGCGTTTTCCCGAGATGAGCCAAGCGTACGACCCCGAGCTCCGCGCGGCCGCGCACCAGATCGCGAGGGACAAGGGCATCACCTTGCGCGAGGGCGTCTACGGGGGGCTGACCGGCCCGTGTTTCGAGACCCCCGCGGAGGTGCGCATGCTGCAGATCCTCGGCGCGCACGTCGCCGGCATGAGCACGGTGCAAGAGTGCATCGCGCTCCGGCACATGCGGGTGCGCGTGGGGGCGTTGAGCTGCATCACCAACGTGGCTGGCGGCACGGAGGGGAATCCGCCGAACCACCTGGAGGTGGAGGAGACCGCCCGCGCCAAGCGCGGAGAGCTCCAAACGATGCTCGAAGGTTGGATCGAAGCCGCGGGGCGCCTCTCGTGA
- a CDS encoding tetratricopeptide repeat protein → MRLRSALTLLALSLGTMSSVGATGCGGAQESARAPMADKWFQRAKVSYKNGDFDDARQSAASALKEAPNDTEVRVLAARIALMRLDYPEALKMLQGVAGTEAAGLRGRANWYAGNLEAAADDLETALRDPAVKDPWARDVASLARRGMGRHPYSLDGNLIGKVEMPRAGSALIVPCELEGEQILAMVATANGEVVVDSTSRREPAWVNLSFDGVDIKDVPARTQDLSGLSRQLGAPIKALLGSNLLRHAHATFDRRGDQFVVRRHEATAPPDSARVPLWYVPDGGLLMRATVSPKEDGNALLLVDSSQSYLVALNNPAWQKANVDAKTIRPEPELQNMKTGSLPVFRLGTFDLPMLPAVQGIPNDSTKGATDVDLGGVLGAGLIAVFRVTFSDEGRYAWLEPDPAMNPNAQKAGPPPSAPPPEGAPPAPPVTKPGDKPADKPFKLTPPKGVAPGGGKPDAAKVPGQPAKPASADKK, encoded by the coding sequence ATGCGATTGCGAAGTGCCCTCACGTTGCTGGCCTTGTCCCTCGGAACGATGTCGTCTGTGGGGGCGACCGGTTGCGGAGGTGCGCAAGAGTCCGCACGGGCCCCGATGGCCGACAAATGGTTCCAGCGGGCCAAGGTGAGCTACAAGAACGGAGACTTCGACGATGCGCGCCAGTCGGCCGCATCCGCGCTGAAAGAGGCGCCGAACGATACCGAGGTCCGTGTGCTCGCCGCGCGCATCGCGCTCATGCGGCTCGACTACCCCGAGGCCCTCAAGATGCTTCAGGGCGTGGCGGGGACCGAGGCGGCCGGCCTTCGCGGTCGCGCGAACTGGTACGCAGGAAACCTGGAGGCCGCGGCGGACGATCTCGAGACGGCGCTGCGCGATCCTGCGGTCAAGGATCCGTGGGCACGCGACGTGGCGTCGCTGGCGCGTCGCGGGATGGGACGCCACCCGTATTCGCTCGATGGAAACTTGATCGGCAAGGTGGAGATGCCGCGCGCGGGCTCGGCGCTCATCGTGCCGTGCGAGCTCGAGGGCGAGCAGATTCTGGCGATGGTGGCCACGGCCAACGGCGAGGTGGTGGTCGACTCGACGTCGCGCCGCGAGCCCGCGTGGGTGAATCTCTCCTTCGACGGCGTCGACATCAAGGACGTGCCCGCGCGTACGCAGGACTTGAGCGGGCTTTCGCGGCAGCTCGGGGCGCCCATCAAGGCGCTGCTCGGTTCGAACCTTCTGCGCCACGCCCACGCGACCTTCGATCGGCGCGGCGACCAGTTCGTCGTGCGCCGGCACGAGGCCACGGCGCCGCCCGATTCGGCCCGCGTGCCGCTTTGGTACGTGCCCGATGGCGGGCTTCTGATGCGCGCCACCGTGTCGCCCAAGGAAGATGGCAACGCGCTGCTGTTGGTGGACTCGTCGCAGTCGTACCTCGTGGCGTTGAACAACCCCGCGTGGCAAAAAGCCAATGTGGACGCCAAGACGATCCGCCCCGAGCCGGAGCTGCAGAACATGAAGACCGGCTCGTTGCCGGTGTTCCGGTTGGGCACGTTCGACCTGCCCATGCTGCCCGCCGTGCAGGGCATCCCGAACGACTCGACGAAGGGCGCCACGGACGTGGACCTCGGCGGCGTGCTCGGTGCAGGGCTCATCGCGGTCTTCCGCGTCACGTTCAGCGACGAGGGCCGCTACGCGTGGCTCGAGCCGGATCCGGCGATGAACCCGAATGCGCAGAAGGCGGGACCTCCGCCCTCCGCACCACCGCCGGAAGGCGCGCCGCCGGCGCCGCCCGTGACCAAGCCGGGCGACAAGCCCGCGGACAAGCCGTTCAAGCTGACGCCTCCCAAAGGCGTAGCACCGGGGGGAGGAAAACCGGACGCCGCCAAGGTGCCCGGACAACCGGCCAAACCCGCCTCAGCTGATAAAAAATGA
- the cdd gene encoding cytidine deaminase, translating to MTPASSVLPVSPALLDQLVAEAKLVRARAYAPYSKYSVGAALATATGRIYTGCNVENASYGATICAERSAIAQMIALGDDKPVACAVATGGASPGSPCGICRQVLVEFARDMPVILVSVTDDGHEVRRDTSLSALLPDAFVSF from the coding sequence GTGACGCCAGCATCGTCGGTGTTGCCGGTGTCGCCCGCGTTGCTGGACCAGCTCGTGGCCGAGGCAAAGCTGGTGCGCGCCCGCGCGTACGCGCCCTATTCGAAGTACAGCGTGGGGGCCGCGCTCGCGACGGCGACGGGCCGCATCTACACCGGCTGCAACGTCGAAAACGCCTCGTACGGCGCCACCATCTGCGCCGAGCGTTCCGCCATCGCCCAGATGATCGCCTTGGGCGACGATAAGCCCGTCGCCTGCGCCGTCGCCACCGGCGGTGCGAGCCCTGGCTCCCCCTGCGGCATCTGTCGCCAGGTGCTCGTCGAATTCGCCCGCGACATGCCCGTCATCCTTGTCTCGGTGACCGACGACGGCCACGAAGTGCGCCGCGACACCTCGCTTTCCGCACTTCTGCCCGACGCGTTCGTCTCGTTCTAG